The sequence CCACAGGCCCTATCATTTTGGTAAAGCTTAAGGTATTTTTAACTTTTTATAAAATGCAAAATTCTTTATCAAGCTCTTTAGAGCCTATTAGATAGAGGAAAGATGTTGACTCTAGTGGGATTAGGAGTTCAAGGAATAAAATCGATAACATTAGAGGGATTTGAAGCACTAAAGGAAAGTGATATAATTTTTCTTGATGGTTATACAACTTATATCCCAGAAAATTTTGAGGAAGAATTAAAAGAAATTATTAAGAAAGATGTAATTGTTATATTTGAAAGGAAGAAAGTAGAGGAACAAGTGGACAGAATTTTAGATGAAGCTAGGAGAAAAAATGTTGTCTTTGCTGTATTAGGCGATCCTCTTTTT comes from Nitrososphaerales archaeon and encodes:
- a CDS encoding SAM-dependent methyltransferase, whose amino-acid sequence is MLTLVGLGVQGIKSITLEGFEALKESDIIFLDGYTTYIPENFEEELKEIIKKDVIVIFERKKVEEQVDRILDEARRKNVVFAVLGDPLF